In the genome of Porphyrobacter sp. ULC335, one region contains:
- a CDS encoding urea amidolyase associated protein UAAP2 — MTSDPALSGLSGSIVHDEIVPARAPWLHHVAAGQTLRIVDVEGNQAVDFLIYSAADDAERYSAQDTVAAQGNLFLKTGSVLLSNEGNPLMTIVDSAVEYHDTIGGACSCESNTLRYGHHTKYQHACVDNFLEANLTQGRGKRDIVSNINFFMNVPVEDDGTLGIVDGISAPGLTVDLRAEMDVIVVVSNCPQINNPCNGFNPTPVRMIVAQNAAS; from the coding sequence ATGACCAGCGATCCGGCCCTTTCCGGCCTTTCCGGCTCCATTGTCCACGACGAAATCGTGCCTGCGCGCGCGCCGTGGCTGCATCATGTCGCCGCCGGGCAAACGCTGCGCATCGTCGATGTCGAGGGCAACCAGGCGGTCGATTTCCTGATCTATTCCGCTGCCGATGATGCCGAGCGTTACTCGGCGCAGGATACTGTCGCGGCGCAGGGCAACCTGTTCCTCAAGACGGGCAGCGTGCTGCTGTCCAACGAGGGCAACCCGCTGATGACCATCGTCGATTCTGCCGTGGAGTATCACGACACCATCGGCGGCGCGTGTTCGTGCGAGAGCAATACACTGCGCTACGGCCATCACACCAAATACCAGCACGCCTGCGTCGACAATTTCCTTGAAGCGAACCTGACGCAAGGGCGCGGCAAGCGCGATATCGTCTCCAACATCAATTTCTTCATGAATGTGCCGGTCGAGGATGATGGGACGCTCGGCATCGTTGACGGCATTTCCGCGCCGGGGCTGACGGTTGATCTGCGCGCCGAGATGGACGTGATCGTGGTCGTCTCAAACTGCCCGCAGATCAACAATCCCTGCAACGGTTTCAACCCGACGCCGGTGCGCATGATCGTCGCCCAAAACGCAGCCTCATGA
- a CDS encoding urea amidolyase associated protein UAAP1 has protein sequence MSSTADPKAARDHARAQGGTQVETMPVLPPVADDLPEGVAAQDLLWEETLAPGGYASRRIARGTRLRLIDKGGDACASLNIFNAEMPTERLNVADTVKVQWNAYLGAGKLLLSDMGRVLASILEDDAGTHDTFCGVSNAASNARKYGEGRNSGAYPNGRDRLILGAAKHGLTRRDVHPCVTLFKGTKIEEGGAITPIVGPFAPGREVLLRAEMDLVIVIANCPHVLDPRAEWHSTPLRLTAWRGPVTPEHDPVRNATPEGLRAFLNTEDNYRR, from the coding sequence ATGAGCAGCACTGCTGATCCCAAAGCCGCGCGTGACCACGCCCGCGCGCAAGGTGGCACGCAGGTCGAGACCATGCCGGTGCTTCCGCCGGTCGCCGATGATCTTCCCGAAGGCGTGGCGGCCCAAGACCTGCTGTGGGAGGAGACCCTCGCCCCCGGCGGCTATGCTTCGCGGCGCATCGCACGCGGCACGCGGCTGCGGCTGATCGACAAAGGCGGCGATGCCTGTGCCAGCCTCAACATCTTCAACGCCGAGATGCCGACCGAGCGGCTGAATGTTGCCGATACGGTCAAGGTGCAGTGGAACGCCTATCTGGGCGCCGGCAAGCTGCTGCTCTCCGATATGGGCCGCGTGCTCGCCAGCATCCTCGAAGACGATGCGGGCACGCATGACACTTTCTGCGGTGTCTCCAACGCGGCGAGCAATGCGCGCAAATATGGCGAAGGGCGCAATTCGGGCGCCTATCCCAACGGGCGTGACCGGTTGATCCTGGGCGCGGCGAAGCACGGCCTTACACGCCGCGATGTCCACCCTTGTGTGACCCTGTTCAAGGGGACGAAGATCGAGGAGGGCGGCGCAATCACGCCGATCGTCGGGCCGTTCGCACCGGGCCGCGAAGTGCTGCTGCGCGCCGAGATGGACCTCGTCATCGTCATCGCCAATTGCCCCCACGTGCTCGACCCGCGCGCCGAATGGCACAGCACGCCGCTGCGGCTTACCGCATGGCGCGGTCCCGTCACGCCCGAACACGACCCCGTGCGCAACGCCACGCCAGAAGGGCTGCGCGCCTTCCTCAACACCGAGGACAACTACCGCCGCTGA
- a CDS encoding CopG family ribbon-helix-helix protein has protein sequence MSLPAELFRQLDVMVEERGLPSRSQLIAELIRHALAEHEALTRPDDMLAGTVTIVYAGGGGRVRQQLAETQTAYLKEVISSQHVFLEEDQSLEVLLVQGPAVRLKQLCDALRAIRGVQQLQLVTTTALLPPLYEQDAPPTKEAAE, from the coding sequence ATGAGCCTTCCGGCCGAGCTGTTCCGTCAGCTCGATGTCATGGTCGAGGAACGCGGCCTGCCTTCGCGCTCGCAGCTGATCGCCGAGCTGATCCGCCATGCGCTCGCGGAGCATGAGGCGCTGACCCGGCCCGATGACATGCTCGCTGGCACCGTCACCATCGTCTACGCGGGCGGGGGTGGACGCGTGCGCCAGCAGCTGGCCGAGACACAGACCGCTTACCTCAAGGAAGTGATCTCCTCGCAGCACGTGTTCCTTGAGGAGGACCAGTCGCTGGAGGTGCTGCTTGTGCAGGGCCCGGCGGTGCGGCTGAAGCAGCTGTGCGACGCTTTGCGGGCCATCAGGGGCGTGCAGCAATTGCAGCTCGTCACCACCACCGCGCTGCTCCCGCCGCTCTACGAGCAGGACGCGCCGCCGACCAAGGAGGCCGCGGAATGA
- a CDS encoding ATP-binding cassette domain-containing protein, with the protein MMALLSLSNVWVEYGEKVVLERISLDIEEGSFVSIIGPSGAGKSSLLRVILGQEKPTRGRITLDSAPLPPECGPDRGVVFQRYSVFPHLTVLGNVLLGLEFGASPFAARLFGGKRRAAIAEAEAMLESVGLADSRNLYPAQMSGGMQQRLAIAQALIKRPRILLLDEPFGALDPGIRKDMHALITRLWGEHGLTIIMVTHDIKEAFGLGTRVLTLDKRRHDPHAPHRYGAGVVYDLALTRKQAEETPEDESGITIDTKVNT; encoded by the coding sequence CTGATGGCGCTGCTCAGCCTCAGCAATGTCTGGGTCGAATATGGCGAGAAGGTCGTGCTCGAGCGGATTTCGCTCGATATCGAGGAAGGCTCTTTCGTCTCGATCATCGGGCCTTCGGGCGCGGGCAAGAGCAGCCTGCTGCGCGTGATCCTGGGACAGGAGAAGCCGACGCGGGGACGCATCACGCTGGACAGTGCGCCGCTGCCGCCGGAGTGCGGGCCAGACCGGGGCGTGGTGTTCCAGCGCTACTCGGTGTTTCCGCATCTGACAGTGCTGGGCAATGTGCTGCTGGGGCTGGAATTCGGCGCATCCCCCTTTGCTGCCCGCCTGTTCGGGGGCAAGCGCCGTGCCGCGATTGCCGAGGCCGAAGCCATGCTGGAGTCGGTCGGGCTGGCGGACAGCCGCAATCTCTACCCAGCGCAGATGTCGGGCGGGATGCAGCAACGGCTCGCCATAGCGCAGGCGCTGATCAAGCGGCCGCGCATCCTGTTGCTCGACGAGCCGTTCGGCGCGCTCGATCCCGGCATCCGCAAGGATATGCACGCGCTCATCACGCGGCTGTGGGGCGAGCACGGGCTGACCATCATCATGGTCACGCATGACATCAAGGAAGCCTTCGGCCTCGGTACGCGGGTGCTGACGCTCGACAAGCGCCGCCACGATCCGCACGCCCCCCACCGCTACGGGGCGGGGGTAGTCTATGACCTCGCGCTGACCCGCAAGCAGGCGGAGGAAACGCCCGAGGATGAGTCCGGTATTACGATTGACACGAAAGTTAATACCTGA
- a CDS encoding ABC transporter permease, with protein MRWVTASTGRRGAFLLGAAPLLVLAIGYVIASAARHADNPADKILPLPGAMATAMAGLLFEADPLSGQFLFWADTLASLWRLGAGLGIATLSALLVGLVLGALPPVRATLGPLVTAIAVIPPIALLPILFIVFGLGETAKVALIVVGVAPFMIRDVAGHIGALPREQVIKALTLGANSWGVILRVALPQAMPRLIEGLRLSLGPAWVFLISAEAIAADVGLGYRIFLVRRYLAMDVILPYVAWIAVLAVVMDLALSQTSRRLFGWAHAGAH; from the coding sequence ATGCGCTGGGTGACCGCCAGCACCGGGCGGCGCGGGGCCTTCCTGCTCGGCGCGGCGCCGCTGCTGGTGCTGGCTATCGGCTATGTGATTGCTTCGGCCGCGCGCCATGCGGATAACCCCGCCGACAAGATCTTGCCGCTGCCCGGAGCAATGGCGACAGCCATGGCAGGGCTGCTGTTCGAGGCCGATCCGCTCTCGGGCCAATTCCTGTTCTGGGCCGATACGCTCGCGAGCCTGTGGCGGCTGGGGGCAGGGCTTGGCATCGCCACGCTTTCGGCGCTGCTGGTCGGGCTGGTACTGGGCGCGCTGCCGCCTGTCAGAGCGACGCTCGGTCCGCTGGTGACGGCGATTGCGGTGATCCCGCCCATCGCGCTGCTGCCGATATTGTTCATCGTTTTCGGGTTGGGAGAGACCGCAAAGGTGGCGCTGATCGTGGTCGGGGTCGCGCCCTTCATGATCCGCGACGTTGCCGGGCACATCGGCGCCCTGCCGCGCGAACAGGTGATCAAGGCGCTGACACTCGGCGCGAATTCCTGGGGCGTGATCCTGCGCGTTGCCCTGCCGCAGGCGATGCCGCGCCTGATCGAAGGGCTGCGGCTGTCACTTGGCCCCGCATGGGTGTTCCTGATCTCGGCCGAGGCGATCGCGGCGGATGTGGGGCTGGGCTACCGCATCTTCCTTGTGCGCCGTTACCTCGCGATGGATGTCATCCTCCCTTATGTCGCGTGGATCGCCGTGCTCGCAGTGGTGATGGACCTTGCACTCTCGCAGACGAGCCGCCGCCTGTTCGGCTGGGCCCACGCGGGGGCGCACTGA
- a CDS encoding putative urea ABC transporter substrate-binding protein has translation MLQLARRAARFLLIACALALAACSGGEEEAAAPRTEFNVGWSIYAGWMPWPYAEQVGIVKKWGDKYGITIKFVQVNDYIESVNQYTAGKLDGVTVANMDALTIPAAGGKDTSAIILGDYSNGNDAVLLKGADGVAGIKGRQVYLAELSVSHYLLARALETSGMKLTDVKTVNTSDADIAAAFASPDVTAAVAWNPQVTTMKGVAGAKAVFTSADIPGEILDLMVVDTATLKANPNLGKALAGIWFETMALMAKQDAEGAAARAAMAKLAGTTPAEFEGQLATTFLYTDPEAAVAAMGSPDLVTTMTRVRDFSFAQGLFGQGARSADAVGMEFPGGGTLGDKAAITLRFDPTFMQLAADGKL, from the coding sequence ATGCTCCAATTGGCCCGACGCGCAGCCCGTTTCCTTCTCATCGCCTGCGCGCTTGCCTTGGCCGCCTGTTCGGGGGGCGAGGAAGAAGCTGCCGCGCCCCGCACCGAATTCAATGTCGGCTGGTCGATCTACGCCGGGTGGATGCCCTGGCCCTATGCCGAACAGGTCGGGATCGTGAAGAAGTGGGGCGACAAGTACGGCATCACGATCAAGTTCGTGCAGGTCAACGACTACATCGAAAGCGTGAACCAATACACCGCAGGCAAGCTGGACGGCGTGACGGTCGCCAACATGGATGCGCTGACCATTCCGGCAGCGGGCGGCAAGGATACCAGTGCGATCATCCTCGGCGATTATTCCAACGGCAATGATGCGGTGCTGCTGAAGGGTGCGGACGGGGTGGCGGGGATCAAGGGCCGCCAGGTGTACCTCGCCGAGCTTTCGGTCTCCCACTACCTCCTCGCCCGCGCGCTGGAGACTTCGGGGATGAAGCTGACCGACGTGAAGACGGTCAACACCTCCGACGCCGATATCGCCGCCGCCTTCGCTTCGCCCGATGTCACCGCTGCGGTTGCGTGGAACCCGCAGGTCACGACGATGAAGGGCGTGGCAGGGGCAAAGGCCGTGTTCACCTCGGCCGATATCCCGGGCGAAATCCTCGACCTGATGGTGGTCGATACCGCGACGCTGAAAGCCAACCCCAACCTCGGCAAGGCGCTGGCGGGCATCTGGTTCGAAACGATGGCGCTGATGGCGAAGCAGGACGCCGAAGGCGCGGCAGCGCGCGCGGCAATGGCCAAGCTGGCCGGCACCACGCCTGCCGAGTTCGAAGGGCAGCTGGCGACCACCTTCCTCTATACTGATCCCGAGGCGGCGGTGGCGGCGATGGGCTCGCCCGATCTTGTCACCACCATGACCCGCGTGCGCGATTTCAGCTTTGCCCAGGGCCTGTTCGGGCAGGGCGCGCGCTCGGCCGATGCGGTGGGGATGGAGTTCCCGGGCGGCGGGACGCTCGGCGACAAGGCGGCGATCACGCTGCGCTTCGATCCGACCTTCATGCAACTCGCCGCCGACGGAAAGCTCTAG
- a CDS encoding YncE family protein, translating to MIRKTVALPLAAITAAALATASCEEAPPPADAVGPAPDLVENALKVPGFADFLAVDGDAVWVTNDGRVEKWSPTGKLASTEVPRPCGTMAIAAGSLWVANCDGAEVWRINLATAAVEAKIATGLANPKGETNVVAGAGAVWVPSDAAGKVARIDPATNAVVATVSVTAETWYLAYGFDAVWAVSSEGKTLERIDPATNAVTGKVTLGDTPGFLAAGEGAVWVQEQGDGTVAKVDPASLKVAGRAKIGDALKWGDIDTGDGAVWLRTTEQQTMVVIDPQTLKIRARMGPSVGSGALRWTPKGVWTSAHDNQTLSWWSAPAAAAETPAP from the coding sequence ATGATCCGCAAAACCGTTGCCCTTCCGCTTGCCGCAATTACCGCCGCCGCACTGGCCACTGCATCCTGCGAGGAAGCTCCGCCGCCCGCCGATGCCGTCGGCCCCGCGCCCGATCTGGTCGAAAACGCGCTGAAGGTGCCCGGCTTTGCCGATTTCCTTGCGGTCGATGGCGACGCGGTGTGGGTCACCAATGACGGGCGGGTCGAAAAGTGGTCGCCAACCGGAAAGCTTGCCAGCACCGAAGTCCCCCGCCCCTGCGGCACCATGGCGATTGCAGCGGGATCGCTGTGGGTCGCCAATTGCGACGGGGCCGAGGTGTGGCGCATCAACCTTGCCACCGCCGCGGTCGAGGCGAAAATCGCCACCGGCCTCGCCAATCCCAAGGGTGAGACCAACGTGGTCGCAGGCGCAGGCGCCGTCTGGGTGCCGAGCGACGCGGCGGGCAAGGTCGCGCGGATCGATCCCGCCACCAACGCCGTCGTCGCCACCGTCAGCGTGACGGCAGAGACATGGTACCTCGCCTACGGATTCGATGCCGTCTGGGCGGTGAGCAGCGAGGGCAAAACGCTCGAACGGATCGACCCCGCCACCAATGCCGTCACCGGCAAGGTAACGCTCGGCGACACGCCCGGCTTCCTTGCGGCGGGTGAAGGCGCGGTATGGGTTCAGGAACAGGGCGATGGCACCGTGGCCAAGGTCGATCCGGCCAGCCTGAAAGTGGCAGGCCGCGCCAAGATTGGCGATGCGCTGAAGTGGGGTGATATCGACACCGGCGACGGCGCAGTGTGGCTGCGCACCACCGAGCAGCAGACGATGGTGGTGATCGATCCCCAGACGCTCAAGATCCGCGCCCGCATGGGGCCGAGCGTGGGCAGCGGCGCGCTGCGGTGGACGCCGAAGGGCGTCTGGACATCGGCGCATGACAACCAGACACTGTCATGGTGGAGCGCGCCCGCCGCCGCGGCGGAAACGCCCGCCCCGTAA
- a CDS encoding TonB-dependent receptor, which yields MNVRLVLASGAALGAIALASPALAQDVPASDPAAEEEGGIVVTARRQSESVADVPAAITVFGAETLAKTGVQRADDFIQLTPGVTIVTGTAEAGDTQINIRGINGARDAESSVALVVDGILKTNTAQLNQNQGTLRQVEILKGPQGALYGRNAAAGAIVLQTLKPGDSLEGGMLVRAAQDNTYLANGFISTPIGETAGLVLSANYSTTDGFFRNRFLGNSKTIDDQEVFGVDARFVAELGPNTELDVKARYADLRGASINFNAAFHLPNFAAVDPAFFEDVNEHPFGFYSNIRPTNDQVTFESSAKIEHEFESATLTAWVLYSDVDQSLTADSTSADFARFTFPGATPASVAASNACFASTAALTGFELNAPTFIGNNPVPFIFDPVNGSTFGPYSPTTCDGTQFQIRKQEDISGEIRLASNGDGAINWQVGAYYLHIDREVGISLGADLGQGIIRELYNAPGTTNPTTQLYHDAFTTDVYALFASVDADVSDRFNISVAGRYDIEDRQVESLVPAVRDPITGGPINPGQTVVGGNVQPIAAQSETFKQFQPKISLRYELTDDINAYGNWGIGFKSGGFNNQGSAAIVDSAFNDFIGTNVLIDDQYRKEVSSAFEAGVKGTLLDGAVTFDLAGYYTKVEDMQFFEFFVGGFGLLRVVSNIDEVELYGAELNLTAEILEGWTVFGSGNITESEIKENASRPVTVGNNSPYTADYTINLGTQLDLPVNDSIDFVTRADYRITGPTWFHTLQDDTNPTLFSGLLPGSALALPAVVGNADYSVSQRDTFAVMDLRVGIEGETWSLTAFAENLFNEKYLNEVITAVEFGGSFISPGGRQRFGVELGYKF from the coding sequence CAAGACCGGCGTGCAGCGCGCCGATGACTTCATCCAGCTGACGCCCGGCGTCACCATCGTCACCGGTACGGCCGAAGCGGGCGACACCCAGATCAACATCCGCGGCATCAACGGCGCGCGCGATGCGGAAAGCTCGGTCGCGCTGGTGGTCGACGGTATTCTCAAGACCAACACCGCGCAGCTCAACCAGAACCAGGGCACGCTGCGGCAGGTCGAAATCCTGAAGGGCCCGCAGGGCGCGCTGTACGGCCGCAACGCGGCGGCGGGCGCGATTGTGCTCCAGACGCTGAAGCCGGGCGACAGCCTTGAAGGCGGGATGCTGGTGCGCGCGGCGCAGGACAACACCTATCTCGCCAACGGTTTCATCTCGACCCCGATCGGCGAGACTGCGGGTCTGGTGCTGTCGGCCAACTATTCGACGACCGACGGCTTCTTCCGCAACCGCTTCCTCGGCAATTCCAAGACGATTGACGATCAGGAAGTGTTCGGCGTCGACGCGCGGTTCGTGGCCGAGCTTGGCCCCAATACCGAACTCGACGTGAAGGCGCGCTATGCCGATCTGCGCGGCGCATCGATCAACTTCAACGCCGCCTTCCACCTGCCCAACTTCGCGGCGGTCGATCCGGCCTTCTTCGAGGATGTGAACGAGCATCCCTTCGGCTTCTATTCCAATATCCGCCCCACCAATGATCAGGTGACCTTCGAAAGCTCGGCCAAGATCGAGCATGAATTCGAAAGCGCCACGCTGACCGCATGGGTGCTGTACAGCGATGTCGACCAGTCGCTGACCGCTGACAGCACCTCGGCCGATTTCGCGCGCTTCACCTTCCCCGGCGCGACGCCGGCATCGGTGGCGGCGTCGAACGCCTGCTTTGCCAGCACCGCTGCGCTGACCGGGTTCGAGCTCAACGCGCCGACATTCATCGGCAACAATCCGGTTCCGTTCATCTTCGATCCGGTCAACGGATCCACCTTCGGCCCCTACAGCCCCACAACCTGTGACGGCACCCAGTTCCAGATCCGCAAGCAGGAAGACATCAGCGGCGAAATCCGCCTTGCTTCGAACGGGGATGGCGCGATCAACTGGCAGGTCGGCGCCTATTACCTGCATATCGACCGCGAAGTGGGCATCAGCCTTGGCGCGGATCTCGGGCAGGGGATCATCCGCGAGCTTTACAACGCGCCGGGGACAACCAACCCGACGACGCAGCTCTATCACGATGCCTTTACGACCGATGTCTACGCGCTGTTCGCCTCGGTCGATGCCGACGTTTCGGATCGCTTCAACATCAGCGTTGCGGGCCGGTATGACATCGAGGACCGCCAGGTCGAAAGCCTGGTGCCGGCGGTGCGCGATCCGATCACCGGTGGGCCGATCAACCCCGGTCAGACGGTGGTGGGCGGCAATGTCCAACCGATCGCCGCGCAGTCCGAAACCTTCAAGCAGTTCCAGCCGAAGATCTCGCTGCGGTATGAACTGACCGACGATATCAATGCCTACGGCAACTGGGGGATCGGCTTCAAATCGGGCGGGTTCAACAACCAGGGCTCTGCCGCGATTGTCGACAGCGCGTTCAATGATTTCATCGGCACCAATGTGCTGATCGATGACCAATACCGCAAGGAAGTCTCCAGCGCCTTCGAAGCCGGGGTCAAGGGCACTCTGCTGGACGGTGCGGTCACCTTCGATCTGGCGGGCTATTACACCAAGGTCGAAGACATGCAGTTCTTCGAATTCTTCGTCGGCGGCTTCGGCCTGCTGCGCGTGGTCTCGAACATCGACGAGGTCGAACTGTATGGCGCCGAACTCAACCTGACGGCGGAAATCCTTGAAGGCTGGACGGTGTTCGGATCAGGCAACATCACCGAAAGCGAGATCAAGGAAAACGCCTCGCGGCCCGTCACGGTGGGCAATAATTCGCCTTACACCGCCGATTACACCATCAATCTGGGCACCCAGCTTGATCTGCCGGTGAATGACAGCATCGATTTCGTCACCCGCGCGGATTACCGCATCACCGGGCCGACGTGGTTCCACACGCTGCAGGACGATACCAACCCGACGCTGTTCAGCGGCCTGCTGCCCGGTTCGGCGCTGGCGCTGCCGGCGGTGGTGGGCAATGCCGATTACTCGGTCTCGCAGCGTGATACCTTCGCGGTCATGGACCTGCGCGTCGGGATCGAGGGCGAGACTTGGTCGCTCACCGCCTTTGCCGAGAACCTGTTCAACGAAAAGTACTTGAACGAGGTGATTACTGCGGTTGAATTCGGCGGATCATTCATCTCGCCCGGCGGTCGTCAGCGGTTTGGGGTGGAGCTGGGTTACAAGTTCTGA